The following are from one region of the Synechococcales cyanobacterium T60_A2020_003 genome:
- a CDS encoding IS5/IS1182 family transposase: YHRRSIAETTMFRFKTIFGGNLSARQFDNQAVELFIKCIALNRMIQIAKPDSYKVEA; encoded by the coding sequence GCTATCATCGTCGTTCGATTGCTGAAACTACCATGTTCCGCTTTAAGACTATTTTTGGGGGCAATCTCAGTGCGCGTCAATTTGACAATCAAGCCGTGGAATTGTTCATCAAATGTATTGCGCTCAACCGCATGATTCAGATCGCTAAACCCGAT